A genomic stretch from Planctomycetaceae bacterium includes:
- a CDS encoding DUF3473 domain-containing protein has product MSIESMRTAEQPTETSLRPEPVSDGTFTVDVEDYFQVSAFARQIRTDDWDHYECRVERNTRCILDLAAAAGTKGTFFILGWVAERYPRLVREIQSAGHEIACHSHWHQLVYELGPDRFRDDLKKSRDVLQDICGQPVHLYRAPSFSITKQSLWALEILLEEGFDTDSSVYPIRHDRYGISTAPIIPHRIRTASGIINEFPGMVSRFGKAKIPVGGGGYLRLFPWSITEALLRQIRMEGRPVNVYIHPWEVDPDQPRVASSLKSRFRHYQNLKSTVPKLRKLLSRFSLTTMTQVLSQHDLPLANSVNVVGDGRSAIPESAMQR; this is encoded by the coding sequence ATGTCCATCGAGTCGATGCGAACTGCTGAGCAACCTACGGAGACAAGCTTGCGTCCCGAGCCTGTGTCTGATGGTACGTTTACGGTTGACGTTGAAGACTACTTTCAGGTCTCGGCGTTTGCCCGGCAAATCAGGACCGATGACTGGGACCACTACGAATGTCGAGTTGAGCGGAATACCAGGTGTATTCTGGATCTGGCTGCGGCAGCGGGAACGAAGGGGACGTTTTTCATACTGGGATGGGTCGCTGAGCGTTATCCGCGTCTGGTCCGGGAAATTCAGTCTGCCGGACATGAGATTGCCTGTCACAGCCATTGGCATCAGTTGGTCTACGAACTGGGGCCGGATCGTTTCCGCGATGACCTGAAAAAATCACGTGATGTGCTGCAGGATATCTGTGGTCAACCAGTCCACTTATATCGTGCACCCAGCTTTTCGATCACAAAGCAATCGCTCTGGGCCCTTGAGATCCTGCTGGAGGAAGGCTTCGATACCGACTCCAGTGTTTATCCGATACGCCATGATCGTTACGGGATCTCAACCGCTCCGATCATTCCGCACCGCATTCGTACCGCCTCAGGAATCATCAATGAATTTCCCGGGATGGTCAGCCGTTTCGGGAAAGCAAAAATTCCCGTTGGTGGCGGTGGATATCTCCGCCTGTTCCCCTGGAGCATCACTGAAGCGTTGCTGCGGCAGATTCGCATGGAAGGCAGACCAGTCAATGTTTACATCCATCCATGGGAAGTTGACCCCGACCAGCCTCGTGTCGCGTCATCCCTGAAGTCCAGATTTCGCCACTACCAGAACCTGAAGTCGACGGTTCCCAAATTGCGAAAGCTGCTGTCTCGCTTTTCGCTGACAACGATGACTCAGGTTTTGAGTCAGCACGACTTGCCTTTGGCAAATAGCGTGAATGTTGTCGGTGACGGTCGGTCCGCGATTCCGGAGAGTGCGATGCAACGCTGA
- a CDS encoding AAA family ATPase, translating into MHTQAPEQRVVPSGAESLKFSSRPAGSSNSGGRPLSGGREITAIGILTAFRRRWIPALTLGIPAALLVMALIWEMIPAAYESYALLKIQQFEQVLNFETKERQSEFLTYRDTQKALLKSRGVLTAALRNPEVSECRTLKKVEFPVDWLAREIYIGEEVSPEFLRVSLEGEYPADLALIVNAVKDSYLNEVVYSERNERIERLKQLELSFEEVDKRVRTAQHNIDQLAEKLGSGDPKVAATTQAIIQNQILDLQKDLREINAQIRGEEAARQIMKENGIAPGTLNLDGILGLANPGASSTTGSSPFGMTLQQQLMAVRTRISQFEAQTRNTNHPDLLDLKQQEQQLVKMISGVSGEKSPAGIPLSRIDVLMREREKIQQEIDEQTDRLQDIGQKIVQMEQEQREIEQDIKLRDDLSLQLKQRRVEMHAPERISVAQAAHVPEKREIKKKTQMSFLGGLAVLGSIICGFTLFEWFSHRVGATTDISGEVGLRLVGTIPSPDRGGLLGLGVFAGKVDYDEWNRAVTESMDVVRTFLMRHIDPSRPASILITSASANEGKTTVSCQLAASLARTGKRVALVDCDLRRPSAHEMIGGQVSPGISEYLRGEFTLDQIAQKTAAPGLAFFSAGMVDQSVLQKLSADGGRSIISELKGQFDFVVIDTSPLLFVAEPSIVAQNSDIVLLATRKDYSRVPYVMQARDSLRSLQVPLLGAIMVGADSDFQRQTYGYQQDVMRLS; encoded by the coding sequence ATGCACACTCAGGCACCTGAACAGCGAGTCGTTCCCAGCGGAGCAGAGTCGCTAAAATTCAGTAGTCGCCCAGCTGGCTCATCGAATTCCGGAGGTCGGCCGCTGTCGGGTGGTCGTGAAATCACTGCTATTGGCATTCTGACTGCTTTTCGCCGTCGATGGATTCCCGCTCTGACTCTGGGTATCCCCGCCGCATTGCTGGTCATGGCATTAATCTGGGAAATGATTCCAGCGGCCTACGAGTCGTATGCATTGCTGAAGATTCAGCAGTTCGAACAGGTACTCAACTTCGAAACCAAAGAACGTCAGTCGGAGTTTCTGACCTATCGTGACACGCAGAAGGCGCTTCTGAAGAGTCGAGGCGTGTTGACCGCGGCGCTTCGCAATCCGGAAGTTTCCGAATGCCGAACTCTGAAGAAAGTTGAATTCCCTGTCGATTGGCTGGCTCGTGAAATCTACATCGGCGAGGAGGTCAGTCCTGAGTTTCTGCGAGTCTCACTGGAAGGCGAATACCCTGCTGATTTGGCATTGATTGTGAATGCTGTCAAAGATTCGTATCTGAACGAAGTTGTCTACAGCGAACGCAACGAGAGAATTGAGCGACTGAAACAGCTGGAATTATCGTTTGAAGAAGTAGACAAGCGCGTACGAACAGCACAGCACAACATCGACCAGCTGGCAGAGAAGCTGGGATCCGGTGACCCCAAAGTTGCCGCGACGACGCAGGCAATTATCCAGAATCAGATTCTGGATTTGCAAAAGGATCTGCGGGAAATCAATGCTCAGATCCGGGGCGAAGAAGCGGCTCGACAGATCATGAAGGAAAACGGGATTGCTCCCGGAACGCTGAATCTGGATGGCATTCTGGGACTCGCAAACCCTGGTGCATCATCGACAACAGGTTCCAGCCCGTTTGGTATGACACTTCAGCAGCAACTGATGGCTGTTCGCACCCGAATTTCTCAGTTCGAAGCCCAGACTCGCAATACAAACCACCCGGATTTACTTGATTTGAAACAACAGGAGCAACAACTGGTCAAGATGATCAGCGGCGTCAGTGGCGAAAAGTCTCCTGCCGGAATTCCTTTGTCACGCATCGATGTTCTGATGCGTGAACGTGAGAAGATCCAGCAGGAAATCGATGAGCAGACGGATCGCCTGCAGGACATCGGACAAAAAATCGTCCAGATGGAACAGGAGCAGCGCGAGATTGAACAGGACATCAAACTGCGTGATGATCTGAGTCTTCAGCTCAAGCAACGACGCGTTGAAATGCACGCTCCGGAACGTATTTCTGTCGCACAGGCTGCCCATGTTCCGGAGAAGCGGGAGATCAAAAAGAAAACGCAGATGTCCTTCCTGGGGGGGCTCGCTGTCCTTGGATCGATCATTTGCGGATTTACTTTGTTTGAATGGTTTTCGCATCGTGTCGGGGCCACGACGGATATTTCCGGAGAGGTTGGGCTTCGCCTGGTGGGAACAATTCCTTCGCCCGATCGAGGTGGGCTGCTTGGGCTCGGAGTGTTTGCTGGTAAGGTTGACTATGACGAGTGGAATCGGGCAGTCACTGAATCGATGGATGTGGTGCGAACGTTCCTGATGCGGCACATCGATCCTTCACGACCCGCTTCGATCCTCATTACGAGTGCGTCTGCGAATGAAGGCAAGACTACGGTCTCCTGCCAGCTTGCGGCGAGTCTCGCACGCACGGGCAAACGAGTTGCCCTGGTGGATTGCGATCTTCGCAGACCGTCGGCACATGAAATGATTGGTGGTCAGGTTTCTCCGGGGATCAGCGAATACCTGCGGGGTGAGTTCACTCTGGATCAGATTGCTCAGAAGACGGCAGCTCCAGGACTGGCTTTCTTCAGTGCGGGGATGGTTGATCAGTCAGTGCTGCAGAAGCTGAGTGCAGATGGTGGACGCAGCATCATCAGCGAACTGAAGGGGCAGTTCGACTTCGTTGTGATTGATACCTCCCCATTGCTGTTTGTTGCCGAACCGTCAATCGTTGCACAGAACTCGGATATTGTGCTGCTGGCTACTCGCAAGGACTACAGTCGTGTGCCATACGTCATGCAGGCCCGAGACTCACTGCGAAGCCTGCAGGTTCCATTGCTCGGGGCGATCATGGTCGGTGCAGACTCAGACTTCCAGCGTCAGACCTACGGTTATCAGCAGGACGTGATGCGCCTGAGCTGA
- a CDS encoding TIGR03087 family PEP-CTERM/XrtA system glycosyltransferase, producing the protein MSSKVLYITHRVPWPPDRGDRIRTWNILRFLAARSRVDLLCLSDEPVSKETLETLKRVAHRLAIVPHRGMARYVNGLKSVARGHSITEGMFWSKPASEVLRRWSAESPWNAAIASSSGVAQYLAPIHVGHIRKRWVDLIDVDSEKWLDYSVSSGFPRSAVFRLEGNRLRKTERELASSMDRLLVVSEAERQLFRSFCDTSVIQSVENGVDTEFFSPGPGPGSSLTQPPTCAFVGVMNYLPNVDAVCWFAHEVWPRIRERFANARFVIVGKSPAPEVEALASIPGIEVTGGVSDVRPWLYQSHCAVVPLRIARGIQNKVLEAMACGKPVICSSAPLKGLQAEPGLHLLKADSPEEWVDTLSSVFQDPNLQNELGAAASAWVQMNHCWDACLDSVNDLLRGDPVTNAPEQEVKA; encoded by the coding sequence ATGTCTTCAAAGGTTCTCTATATTACTCATCGCGTTCCGTGGCCGCCTGATCGGGGTGATCGTATACGCACATGGAATATCCTCAGGTTTCTTGCCGCACGCAGTCGGGTTGATTTGTTGTGCCTTTCGGACGAACCGGTCAGTAAGGAGACTTTGGAAACGCTGAAGCGAGTCGCGCATCGACTGGCTATTGTGCCTCATCGTGGAATGGCCCGGTACGTAAATGGTCTTAAGTCGGTCGCCCGCGGACATTCCATAACCGAAGGCATGTTCTGGTCGAAACCAGCAAGCGAAGTGCTGCGGCGCTGGAGTGCTGAGTCTCCCTGGAATGCTGCCATCGCATCCTCGTCTGGTGTCGCCCAGTACCTGGCCCCGATCCATGTTGGCCATATCCGCAAACGATGGGTTGATCTGATTGACGTCGACAGTGAAAAGTGGCTCGACTACAGCGTTTCCTCCGGGTTTCCCAGGTCAGCCGTCTTTCGGCTGGAAGGCAATCGGCTGCGGAAGACAGAACGAGAACTCGCTTCGTCGATGGATCGTCTGCTGGTTGTCAGCGAAGCCGAACGTCAGCTGTTTCGATCATTCTGCGACACCAGCGTCATTCAGTCTGTGGAGAATGGAGTCGACACGGAGTTTTTCTCTCCAGGCCCGGGTCCTGGTAGTTCGCTGACTCAACCACCGACCTGTGCTTTTGTTGGCGTCATGAACTATCTACCGAATGTTGATGCGGTTTGCTGGTTCGCACACGAAGTCTGGCCTCGAATTCGGGAACGATTTGCGAACGCTCGATTCGTGATCGTTGGAAAGTCCCCTGCCCCGGAAGTCGAGGCGCTGGCTTCCATCCCCGGGATAGAAGTGACGGGCGGCGTATCGGATGTCAGACCATGGTTGTATCAGTCTCATTGTGCCGTTGTTCCATTGCGGATCGCCCGGGGAATTCAAAACAAAGTTCTTGAAGCAATGGCATGTGGCAAGCCTGTCATCTGTTCGTCGGCACCTCTGAAAGGTCTGCAGGCGGAACCCGGGCTGCATTTGCTGAAAGCCGATTCTCCTGAGGAATGGGTCGATACTCTCAGTAGCGTATTTCAGGATCCAAATCTTCAGAATGAACTGGGTGCCGCGGCCAGTGCCTGGGTGCAGATGAATCACTGCTGGGACGCGTGCCTGGATTCGGTCAATGATCTCCTTCGGGGAGATCCTGTGACAAACGCACCTGAGCAGGAGGTGAAGGCGTGA